Genomic segment of Roseofilum reptotaenium CS-1145:
GCGCTGGTAATCGGTAAAACCTGCTGTAACTCAAAATCGTTTACAACTCGTATCATGTTTTGAACCACTTCACAAAGTCCTGTGCTTTCGGATGATTCGGATCGAGGATCTTTTGCTTAACTGCATCGTGCAATTGTCGTCCCGGTGGATCTTGCCAAGCCAACCAAGTATAGATATTCGCTTTATCCCCATGAGA
This window contains:
- a CDS encoding DUF3226 domain-containing protein; amino-acid sequence: MSVCTTFCRAECGLETFLKYLVRDESQPLWEYAKEVAREAKERGATFKSSHGDKANIYTWLAWQDPPGRQLHDAVKQKILDPNHPKAQDFVKWFKT